One genomic region from Metallosphaera tengchongensis encodes:
- the soxC gene encoding proton pump complex cytochrome B SoxC, whose translation MSLYKRVSDWFSERLGLNDLPFFKTPDYMYHVNEWLGALVAASFIYTVISGLILLLYYNAAAGYQSTETIINQVPYGSVVLYSHLYGSYAMIILAYVHMFRNYFAGAYKKPRELLWILGVLMLVLTLGASFLGYSLIGDALAVSAVDVGAGIITSIPQLSFLIPIIFGNYDTGDYTRVLALHIILVALIGLLFVFHFFLAESYGMMPSRKVKPKAPAVYTKEEWSKFNPWWPRNFVYMSSLIFMTWGFILAIPNALAYLNGLPQYFNPFMNPKPAPPPNSPAAAHITTYPPWFFLFLYKIADFTSDVVVFLLIGVIIPLVYLIILPFLDRSEELHPLRRKVFTGIGILMMTYLIQTSLWGDLAPGVEVSVKEQVVAYLIPAIIVALGLTFIKPSPDVRNVRGASPLTSIIFVVIAMLFAGSVVEAIQYTSFFTLGIAIFFGSLFFLGAKAMSKVVLGVPSKVPNNAVPEVKTTETPTSNETKKKLAEVLMSVIFILVVVIVAQMWTIPPTGYASNLFGVDLGLVFLMLGEAISLYHYVVYKKPQEKEE comes from the coding sequence ATGAGTCTCTATAAGAGGGTTTCGGACTGGTTTTCGGAGAGGTTGGGCCTAAATGATCTACCGTTCTTTAAAACACCCGACTATATGTACCATGTAAACGAGTGGCTCGGTGCATTGGTGGCAGCTTCCTTCATATATACGGTAATCTCAGGACTTATTCTACTCTTGTATTACAATGCGGCAGCTGGTTATCAATCTACGGAGACAATCATTAACCAAGTACCCTATGGTTCCGTGGTACTATATAGCCACCTTTACGGTTCGTACGCAATGATCATATTGGCCTATGTCCACATGTTTAGGAATTATTTCGCAGGAGCCTACAAGAAACCGAGGGAACTTTTGTGGATTTTGGGAGTGCTCATGCTAGTCCTGACGTTGGGTGCCTCGTTCCTGGGCTATAGCCTTATAGGTGACGCCCTAGCAGTTAGCGCAGTGGATGTGGGTGCTGGGATCATAACTTCCATTCCACAGCTCTCCTTTCTAATACCGATCATATTCGGGAACTATGACACTGGGGACTACACCAGGGTCCTGGCGTTACACATAATACTAGTTGCCCTAATAGGTTTGCTTTTCGTATTTCACTTCTTCCTGGCAGAGTCCTACGGCATGATGCCCTCTAGAAAGGTCAAACCCAAGGCCCCCGCTGTCTACACCAAGGAAGAGTGGTCTAAATTTAATCCCTGGTGGCCCAGAAATTTCGTCTACATGAGCTCCCTCATATTCATGACGTGGGGGTTCATTCTGGCCATCCCAAACGCACTGGCTTACCTCAATGGGTTACCCCAGTATTTCAACCCATTTATGAATCCGAAACCTGCACCCCCACCCAACAGCCCTGCAGCAGCCCACATTACTACATATCCTCCGTGGTTCTTCCTATTCCTTTACAAAATAGCCGACTTCACTAGCGACGTGGTGGTGTTCCTCTTGATCGGTGTGATTATTCCGCTAGTCTACCTCATCATATTGCCGTTCCTTGATAGGAGTGAAGAGCTCCACCCACTGAGGAGAAAGGTCTTCACTGGAATAGGAATATTAATGATGACCTACCTGATACAGACCAGCTTATGGGGGGACCTAGCCCCAGGCGTTGAGGTGAGCGTCAAGGAGCAGGTCGTAGCCTACTTGATACCAGCGATAATCGTAGCCTTGGGTCTCACCTTCATAAAGCCTAGTCCTGACGTGAGGAACGTTAGGGGTGCTTCTCCACTAACTTCAATAATATTCGTTGTGATAGCCATGTTGTTTGCTGGGTCAGTAGTTGAGGCGATCCAGTACACCAGTTTCTTTACCCTAGGTATAGCAATATTTTTCGGATCTCTATTCTTTTTAGGGGCAAAAGCTATGAGTAAAGTGGTGTTGGGGGTTCCAAGCAAAGTTCCGAATAACGCAGTCCCAGAAGTGAAAACGACTGAAACACCGACCTCTAACGAGACCAAAAAGAAGTTAGCTGAGGTGTTAATGAGCGTAATTTTCATCCTAGTTGTCGTCATAGTGGCTCAAATGTGGACTATCCCTCCTACCGGGTACGCATCTAATCTATTCGGCGTAGACCTAGGTCTAGTATT